In one window of Burkholderia multivorans ATCC BAA-247 DNA:
- a CDS encoding c-type cytochrome translates to MNLRLPHLAAACALASGAALTALPAAAAPVRVCSLPGTPTAALDKAVAREAFRTAGVVATFAAPGVDGGDDDGVSAHELVRLLERDCDVLAGFPRSAIADASDTTLLFSQGYLRSGYVSVTRRDAAASTSGREIVAATYASPAQLIAVQQQNAHFDLENTSEQTVAAVATGRAHRAIVWYPAVVAYQAAHPKQAFRIAPTSSPYTAWQLAFAFAPRSASLQQRIDNALTQMKRDGRLAALTRKWTLPANALEARDADAMPPVAGGIMRAGIVRARGLPAGGGFIRIAASTAEHAPTFDAAQVEHGRALYGNACAKCHGADLEGNTAPALSGPSFAPLSHSHLTIGGVFGYMATNMPADQPGKLKDDEYADLMAFLLASNGYVAGKSKLTADTARASTAPLVVGPAGHRAAGQ, encoded by the coding sequence TCCCGGCACGCCGACCGCTGCGCTCGACAAGGCCGTCGCGCGCGAAGCGTTCCGCACGGCCGGCGTCGTCGCGACGTTCGCCGCCCCGGGCGTCGACGGCGGCGACGACGACGGCGTCTCCGCGCACGAGCTCGTGCGGCTGCTCGAACGCGATTGCGACGTGCTCGCGGGCTTCCCGCGCTCGGCGATCGCCGATGCATCGGACACGACGCTGCTGTTCTCGCAGGGCTATCTGCGTTCCGGCTACGTGAGCGTCACGCGCCGCGACGCGGCTGCGTCGACGAGCGGCCGCGAGATCGTCGCCGCGACGTACGCGAGCCCCGCGCAACTGATCGCGGTCCAGCAGCAGAACGCGCACTTCGATCTCGAGAACACGTCCGAGCAGACCGTCGCGGCAGTCGCCACCGGCCGCGCGCATCGCGCGATCGTCTGGTATCCGGCCGTCGTCGCGTATCAGGCCGCGCATCCGAAGCAGGCGTTTCGCATCGCGCCAACATCGTCGCCGTACACCGCATGGCAGCTGGCATTTGCGTTCGCGCCGCGCTCGGCCTCGCTGCAGCAGCGGATCGACAACGCGCTCACGCAGATGAAGCGCGACGGCCGGCTCGCCGCGCTCACGCGCAAATGGACGCTGCCGGCCAACGCACTCGAAGCGCGCGACGCAGATGCGATGCCGCCCGTCGCCGGCGGCATCATGCGCGCGGGCATCGTGCGCGCGCGCGGCTTGCCGGCCGGCGGCGGCTTCATCCGGATCGCCGCGAGCACCGCCGAGCACGCGCCGACGTTCGACGCCGCCCAGGTCGAGCATGGCCGCGCGCTGTACGGCAACGCCTGCGCTAAATGCCACGGCGCCGATCTCGAAGGCAACACCGCGCCTGCGCTGAGCGGCCCGTCGTTCGCGCCGCTGTCGCATTCGCATCTGACGATCGGCGGCGTGTTCGGCTACATGGCGACCAACATGCCGGCCGACCAGCCCGGCAAGCTGAAGGACGACGAATACGCGGACCTGATGGCCTTCCTGCTCGCGTCGAACGGCTATGTCGCGGGCAAGAGCAAGCTGACGGCCGATACCGCGCGCGCATCGACCGCGCCGCTCGTCGTCGGCCCCGCCGGCCATCGAGCCGCGGGACAGTGA
- a CDS encoding high-potential iron-sulfur protein has translation MTHSTTRRTFIVQTLGLCAALAAARTSVAAPPLVDENDATAKSLGYRAHASAVDTAQFPKYQPGQRCANCRFYKGDAADAAGTCPMFGGKAVAADGWCNVYAKRA, from the coding sequence GTGACTCACTCGACGACTCGCAGAACCTTCATCGTCCAGACGCTCGGCCTGTGCGCGGCGCTCGCGGCAGCGCGCACCTCGGTCGCGGCGCCGCCGCTCGTCGACGAAAACGACGCCACGGCGAAATCGCTCGGCTATCGTGCGCACGCCTCGGCCGTCGATACGGCGCAGTTCCCGAAATACCAGCCCGGCCAGCGCTGCGCGAACTGCCGGTTCTACAAGGGCGACGCCGCGGACGCAGCGGGCACGTGTCCGATGTTCGGCGGCAAGGCGGTCGCGGCGGACGGCTGGTGCAACGTGTATGCAAAGCGCGCGTGA
- a CDS encoding sigma-70 family RNA polymerase sigma factor, whose protein sequence is MSNARQPAPAAGHDDALASASAPFAGLIALGLSRGFVTRGDVIDALPDDDAHDAGIDAATAVLAELGIAVSDAAHAETDWSLDRYFRPPPLSRAAAERNGAFAAFDLLAPRTNDPVRLYLREMGTVPLLTHDEEIAYAQRIERGRAASVAVLCGDPDALDALASIRREIAEGRAAASAYLMFVDEGRHADAAAAVDPHADAQHDDMRPGDPHVCDAALARLSSLDALARDMRAALASGGTASPAYRAAVRDAAALLRPLRLSARAVERIGAPLRGRARRHREQRARMTRVLHHAGIPSQTTWRCHDAHDDDHARWLAAGIAAHPECERALIRSAPVLFDAREAIAADARASVLPPRTVALLDARLDAIERATHAAKMALFDANLRLVVSIAKRYPDRGLPFADLIQEGNIGLLKAIDRYDHRRGFRFSTYATWWIRQSITHALADLGRTIRVPTHTVDAINKLARLAREHRQRAGAAATPDELAAQMGEPVDKVRELMAIVKEPVSADLPIAPDGDMTFVDVVPDASTPSPEDAADAAQRRAAIAAAIDRLPPREALIVRLRYGLHAGEGCSLRDIGRRLNLSAERVRQIEASALARLRASGTLAVLRPFVG, encoded by the coding sequence ATGTCCAATGCACGGCAGCCGGCGCCCGCGGCCGGCCACGACGACGCGCTCGCATCGGCGAGCGCGCCTTTCGCCGGATTGATCGCACTCGGCCTGTCGCGCGGCTTCGTGACGCGCGGCGACGTGATCGACGCGCTGCCCGACGACGACGCGCACGATGCCGGCATCGACGCCGCGACGGCCGTCCTTGCGGAACTCGGTATCGCGGTATCGGACGCCGCCCATGCGGAAACGGACTGGTCGCTCGACCGGTATTTCCGGCCCCCACCGCTCTCCCGCGCGGCGGCCGAGCGCAACGGTGCGTTCGCGGCCTTCGATCTGCTCGCGCCGCGCACGAACGATCCGGTGCGGCTCTATCTGCGCGAGATGGGCACGGTGCCGCTCCTCACGCACGACGAGGAGATCGCATACGCGCAGCGCATCGAGCGCGGCCGCGCGGCGTCGGTCGCGGTACTGTGCGGCGATCCCGATGCGCTCGATGCGCTGGCGTCGATCCGTCGCGAGATCGCGGAAGGCCGGGCCGCTGCATCGGCCTATTTGATGTTCGTCGATGAGGGCCGGCATGCCGATGCAGCGGCCGCCGTCGACCCGCATGCCGACGCGCAACACGACGACATGCGGCCGGGCGACCCGCACGTGTGCGACGCGGCACTCGCCCGTCTGTCGTCGCTCGATGCGCTCGCGCGCGACATGCGCGCCGCGCTGGCGTCGGGCGGCACGGCGTCGCCCGCGTACCGCGCCGCGGTGCGCGATGCCGCGGCGCTGCTGCGCCCGCTGCGGCTGTCCGCACGTGCGGTCGAGCGCATCGGCGCACCGCTGCGCGGCCGCGCACGACGTCATCGCGAACAGCGCGCGCGTATGACGCGCGTGCTCCACCATGCGGGCATCCCGTCGCAGACGACCTGGCGATGCCACGACGCGCACGACGACGATCACGCGCGCTGGCTCGCGGCCGGCATCGCCGCGCATCCCGAATGCGAGCGCGCGCTGATTCGCAGCGCGCCCGTGCTGTTCGATGCGCGCGAAGCGATCGCAGCCGATGCACGCGCATCGGTGCTGCCGCCGCGTACGGTCGCGCTGCTCGATGCGCGGCTCGATGCGATCGAACGCGCGACGCACGCGGCGAAGATGGCGTTGTTCGACGCGAACCTGCGGCTCGTCGTGTCGATCGCGAAGCGCTATCCCGATCGCGGGCTCCCGTTCGCCGATCTGATCCAGGAAGGCAACATCGGGCTGCTGAAGGCGATCGACCGCTACGATCACCGACGCGGCTTCCGGTTCTCGACCTACGCGACCTGGTGGATCCGGCAGTCGATCACGCATGCGCTCGCCGATCTCGGACGCACGATCCGCGTGCCGACGCACACCGTCGATGCAATCAACAAGCTCGCGCGACTCGCGCGCGAACATCGGCAGCGTGCGGGCGCGGCCGCGACGCCGGACGAGTTGGCCGCTCAGATGGGCGAGCCCGTCGACAAGGTGCGCGAACTGATGGCGATCGTGAAGGAACCCGTTTCGGCCGATCTGCCGATTGCACCGGACGGCGACATGACGTTCGTCGACGTCGTGCCCGATGCGTCGACGCCGTCGCCGGAAGACGCGGCCGACGCGGCGCAGCGGCGCGCTGCGATCGCCGCCGCGATCGATCGGCTTCCGCCGCGCGAAGCGCTGATCGTGCGGCTGCGCTACGGGCTGCATGCGGGCGAAGGCTGCTCGCTGCGCGACATCGGCCGCCGTCTGAATCTGTCTGCCGAGCGCGTGCGGCAGATCGAAGCGTCCGCACTCGCACGCCTGCGCGCCTCGGGCACGCTCGCGGTGCTGCGCCCGTTCGTTGGATGA
- the acs gene encoding acetate--CoA ligase has protein sequence MHVAFRSPLHDTLCFSTENTLTALVSILHERRIFEPTADTRDRATLSGIAAYRALAAEAERDYEGFWARLAREGLAWHKPFTKVLDESDAPFYKWFDDGELNASYNCLDRHVEAGNGERVAVIFEADDGTVTRVTYADLLARVSRFANALKKRGIGKGDRVVIYMPMSIEGIVAMQACARIGATHSVVFGGFSAKSLNERLVDVGAVALITADEQVRGGKTLPLKNIADEAIAMGGCDAVKSVIVYRRTGGKIDWHTDRDLWMHELADGESDTCAPEWVGAEHPLFILYTSGSTGKPKGVQHSTGGYLLWAAQTMKWTFDWKPADVFWCTADIGWVTGHTYITYGPLACGGTQVVFEGVPTYPDAGRFWKMIGDHKVSVFYTAPTAIRSLIKAAEADEKVHPKSYDLSSLRIIGTVGEPINPEAWMWYHKHVGQERCPIVDTWWQTETGGHMITPLPGATPTVPGSCTLPLPGIMAAVVDETGQDVPNGQGGILVVKRPWPSMIRTIWGDPERFKKSYYPEELGGRLYLAGDGTVRDKETGYFTIMGRIDDVLNVSGHRLGTMEIESALVAHELVAEAAVVGRPDDTTGEAVVAFVVLKRARPEGEEAAALAKALRDWVGKQIGPIAKPKDIRFGDNLPKTRSGKIMRRLLRSLAKGEAITQDTSTLENPAILEQLARAL, from the coding sequence ATGCATGTTGCGTTTCGTTCGCCATTGCATGACACGTTGTGCTTTTCCACGGAGAACACCTTGACCGCCCTCGTCTCGATCCTTCACGAACGTCGAATCTTCGAACCGACGGCCGACACGCGCGACCGTGCGACCCTTTCCGGCATCGCGGCCTATCGCGCACTGGCCGCCGAGGCCGAGCGCGATTACGAAGGGTTCTGGGCGCGCCTCGCGCGCGAGGGCCTCGCGTGGCACAAGCCGTTTACGAAGGTGCTCGACGAGTCCGATGCGCCGTTCTACAAGTGGTTCGACGACGGCGAACTGAATGCGTCGTACAACTGTCTCGACCGCCACGTCGAAGCCGGCAACGGCGAGCGCGTCGCGGTAATCTTCGAGGCCGACGACGGCACCGTCACGCGCGTCACCTATGCCGACCTGCTCGCGCGCGTCTCGCGCTTCGCCAATGCGCTGAAGAAACGCGGCATCGGCAAGGGCGACCGTGTCGTCATCTACATGCCGATGTCGATCGAAGGCATCGTCGCGATGCAGGCCTGCGCGCGCATCGGTGCGACGCACTCGGTCGTGTTCGGCGGCTTCTCCGCGAAATCGCTGAACGAACGGCTCGTCGACGTCGGCGCAGTCGCGCTGATCACCGCCGACGAACAGGTGCGCGGCGGCAAGACGCTGCCGCTGAAGAACATCGCCGACGAAGCGATCGCGATGGGCGGCTGCGACGCGGTGAAGAGCGTGATCGTCTATCGCCGCACGGGCGGCAAGATCGACTGGCATACCGATCGCGACCTGTGGATGCACGAACTGGCCGACGGCGAATCCGATACCTGCGCGCCCGAATGGGTCGGCGCCGAGCATCCGCTGTTCATCCTCTACACGTCCGGTTCGACCGGCAAGCCCAAGGGCGTGCAGCACAGCACGGGCGGCTACCTGCTGTGGGCCGCGCAGACGATGAAGTGGACCTTCGACTGGAAGCCCGCCGACGTGTTCTGGTGCACGGCCGACATCGGCTGGGTCACGGGCCATACCTACATCACGTACGGACCGCTCGCCTGCGGCGGCACGCAGGTCGTGTTCGAAGGCGTGCCGACGTATCCCGATGCGGGACGCTTCTGGAAGATGATCGGCGATCACAAGGTCAGCGTGTTCTATACCGCGCCGACCGCGATCCGCTCGCTGATCAAGGCCGCCGAGGCCGACGAGAAAGTGCATCCGAAGAGCTATGACCTGTCGAGCCTGCGCATCATCGGCACGGTCGGCGAGCCGATCAATCCGGAGGCGTGGATGTGGTACCACAAGCACGTCGGCCAGGAGCGCTGCCCGATCGTCGATACGTGGTGGCAGACCGAAACCGGCGGCCACATGATCACGCCGCTGCCGGGCGCGACGCCGACGGTGCCCGGTTCGTGCACGCTGCCGCTGCCGGGCATCATGGCCGCGGTCGTCGACGAGACGGGCCAGGACGTGCCGAACGGTCAGGGCGGCATTCTCGTCGTCAAGCGGCCGTGGCCGTCGATGATCCGCACGATCTGGGGCGACCCGGAGCGCTTCAAGAAAAGCTACTACCCGGAGGAACTCGGCGGCAGGCTGTATCTGGCCGGCGACGGCACCGTGCGCGACAAGGAGACCGGCTACTTCACGATCATGGGTCGCATCGACGACGTGCTGAACGTGTCCGGTCACCGGCTCGGCACGATGGAGATCGAGTCGGCGCTCGTCGCGCACGAGCTCGTGGCCGAAGCCGCGGTGGTCGGCCGTCCCGACGACACGACGGGCGAAGCGGTGGTCGCGTTCGTGGTGCTCAAGCGTGCGCGGCCCGAAGGCGAGGAAGCCGCGGCGCTCGCGAAGGCGCTGCGCGACTGGGTCGGCAAGCAGATCGGCCCGATCGCCAAGCCGAAGGACATCCGCTTCGGCGACAACCTGCCGAAGACGCGCTCGGGCAAGATCATGCGGCGCCTGCTGCGCTCGCTCGCGAAGGGCGAGGCCATCACGCAGGATACGTCCACGCTCGAGAATCCGGCGATTCTCGAGCAGCTCGCCCGCGCACTGTAG
- a CDS encoding porin, translating to MKHTFWIGCAAAAGAMACSGAFAQSSVTLYGNLDAALLYTNKTLDATTGRNAGHQFAMTDTGMTPTTFGMMGTEDLGGGLKAKFQLESGFAVTNGAFNHSNGNFFGRQAWVGLDGAFGTVKAGLQYSPFLLAIFDSDPRSFSHFGSGLIPYVDNVLVTGLFNANAVSYTSPTIAGLTGSAMFAFGGAAGNFQAGRQYSASLKYEHGGFMINAAFYDGNDGGTAATPVPSTVAFVGRTIGAAYRFGPVTAKASFASYKVGGSFSNNVYGGGLDYQATPAVDLNGGVWYTSDRNDTANHSLLAAVGASYSLSKATSLYAQVAMVDNHGAMNTGLGINNALYGATGTTVGANVGIRHAF from the coding sequence ATGAAGCACACCTTCTGGATCGGCTGCGCGGCGGCCGCCGGCGCAATGGCCTGCAGCGGCGCGTTCGCGCAAAGCAGCGTGACGCTGTACGGCAATCTCGACGCCGCCTTGCTCTATACGAACAAGACGCTCGACGCGACGACCGGACGCAACGCGGGCCACCAGTTCGCGATGACCGACACCGGGATGACGCCGACGACGTTCGGCATGATGGGCACCGAGGATCTCGGCGGCGGCCTGAAAGCGAAGTTCCAGCTCGAAAGCGGCTTCGCCGTCACGAATGGCGCGTTCAATCATTCGAACGGCAATTTCTTCGGCCGGCAGGCGTGGGTCGGACTCGACGGCGCGTTCGGCACGGTGAAGGCGGGCCTGCAGTATTCACCGTTCCTGCTCGCGATCTTCGATTCCGATCCGCGCAGCTTCTCGCACTTCGGCAGCGGACTGATTCCGTACGTCGACAACGTGCTCGTGACGGGCCTGTTCAACGCGAACGCCGTGTCGTATACGAGCCCGACGATCGCGGGCCTGACGGGCAGCGCGATGTTCGCGTTCGGCGGCGCCGCCGGCAACTTCCAGGCCGGACGCCAGTATTCGGCGAGCCTCAAGTACGAGCACGGCGGCTTCATGATCAACGCCGCGTTCTACGACGGCAACGACGGCGGCACCGCGGCAACGCCGGTGCCGAGCACCGTCGCGTTCGTCGGCCGCACGATCGGCGCCGCGTACCGGTTCGGGCCCGTCACCGCGAAGGCCTCGTTCGCGAGCTACAAGGTCGGCGGCTCGTTCAGCAACAACGTGTACGGCGGCGGGCTCGACTATCAGGCGACACCGGCCGTCGATCTGAACGGCGGCGTCTGGTATACGAGCGATCGCAACGACACCGCGAATCATTCGCTGCTCGCGGCGGTCGGTGCGAGCTACAGCCTGTCGAAGGCGACCTCGCTCTACGCGCAGGTCGCGATGGTCGACAACCACGGCGCGATGAACACGGGGCTCGGCATCAACAACGCGCTCTATGGCGCGACGGGGACGACCGTCGGCGCGAACGTCGGGATTCGGCACGCGTTCTGA
- the proP gene encoding glycine betaine/L-proline transporter ProP, which translates to MSTSQARPAKARSSRKSVKLDDITIVDRAVLKRAVGAMAFGNAMEWFDFGVYSYIAVTLGKVFFPSSSPSAQLLATFGTFAAAFLVRPLGGMVFGPLGDRIGRQRVLAMTMIMMAVGTFAIGLIPSYASIGIMAPVLLLVARLVQGFSTGGEYGGAATFIAEFSTDRRRGFMGSFLEFGTLIGYTLGAATVALLTAMLSQEALLSWGWRVPFFIAGPLGLVGLYVRLKLEETPAFKKEAEAREADERARPKQTLGALLVEQWKPLLQCVGLVLIFNVTDYMALSYLPSFMSSTLHFDESHSLVLVLIVMVLMMPMTLYAGHLSDRIGRKPVMMFGCVGLLVLSVPALMLIRSGAMLPVFAGMLIYGTLLSTFTGVMPSALPALFPTRVRYGALAIGFNVSVSLFGGTTPLVAAWLVDRTGDLMMPAYYLMGASFIGIVSVLALRESARRPLPGSAPCVGSRAEAIALMRGETDDARMRDRKFAPAGERA; encoded by the coding sequence TTGAGTACGTCGCAAGCGCGCCCCGCGAAAGCCCGCTCTTCGCGCAAGTCCGTCAAGCTGGACGACATCACGATCGTCGACCGCGCGGTGCTCAAGCGTGCAGTCGGCGCGATGGCATTCGGCAACGCGATGGAATGGTTCGACTTCGGCGTCTATAGCTACATCGCCGTCACGCTCGGCAAGGTGTTCTTCCCGTCCAGCAGCCCGTCCGCGCAGCTGCTCGCCACCTTCGGCACGTTCGCGGCCGCGTTCCTCGTGCGTCCGCTCGGCGGCATGGTGTTCGGCCCGCTCGGCGATCGCATCGGCCGTCAGCGCGTGCTCGCGATGACGATGATCATGATGGCCGTCGGCACCTTCGCGATCGGCCTGATCCCGAGCTACGCGTCGATCGGCATCATGGCGCCCGTGCTGCTGCTCGTCGCGCGGCTCGTGCAGGGCTTCTCGACCGGCGGCGAATACGGCGGCGCGGCGACCTTCATCGCCGAATTCTCGACCGACCGGCGCCGCGGCTTCATGGGCAGCTTCCTCGAGTTCGGTACGCTGATCGGCTATACGCTCGGCGCAGCGACGGTCGCGCTGCTGACCGCGATGCTCTCGCAGGAAGCGCTGCTGTCGTGGGGCTGGCGTGTGCCGTTCTTCATCGCCGGTCCGCTCGGCCTCGTCGGCCTGTACGTGCGGCTGAAGCTCGAGGAAACGCCGGCCTTCAAGAAGGAAGCCGAAGCGCGCGAAGCGGACGAACGCGCGCGACCGAAACAGACGCTCGGCGCGCTGCTCGTCGAACAGTGGAAGCCGCTGCTGCAATGCGTCGGCCTCGTGCTGATCTTCAACGTGACCGACTACATGGCGCTGTCGTATCTGCCGAGCTTCATGTCGTCGACGCTGCACTTCGACGAATCGCACAGCCTCGTGCTCGTGCTGATCGTGATGGTGCTGATGATGCCGATGACGCTGTACGCGGGCCATCTGTCCGACCGGATCGGCCGCAAGCCCGTGATGATGTTCGGCTGCGTCGGGCTGCTCGTGCTGTCCGTGCCCGCGCTGATGCTGATTCGCAGCGGCGCGATGCTGCCGGTGTTTGCCGGGATGCTGATCTACGGCACGCTGCTGTCGACGTTCACCGGCGTGATGCCGTCCGCGCTGCCCGCGCTGTTTCCGACGCGCGTGCGCTACGGCGCGCTCGCGATCGGCTTCAACGTGTCGGTGTCGCTGTTCGGCGGCACGACGCCGCTCGTCGCCGCCTGGCTCGTCGATCGCACCGGCGACCTGATGATGCCCGCGTACTACCTGATGGGTGCGTCGTTCATCGGCATCGTGTCGGTGCTCGCGCTGCGCGAGAGTGCGCGCCGGCCGCTGCCGGGCTCCGCGCCGTGCGTCGGGAGCCGCGCCGAGGCGATCGCGCTGATGCGCGGCGAAACGGACGATGCGCGCATGCGCGACCGCAAATTCGCGCCGGCCGGCGAGCGCGCGTGA
- a CDS encoding TRAP transporter large permease — protein MELAILSVSFLIFLVLGVPVSFALGIACVLTYMVEGLPIATAMQSMISGMNAFSFLAVPFFIFSGELMLHGGIADRILRFAQATVGHFRGGLGMANVVACTLFGGVSGSPTADTSAMGGVVIPLMKREGYSAAYAVNVTTHASLAGALMPTSTNMIIYAFAAQGITGMLHGQPVSGVSIGDLLFSGLLPVLWVMGFVLAAAYWQAVRHGYPRRADGSSALPAFPGWYAVARSFVGAVPGLLVIAIILVCVAKGIATATEAAAIAVVYSLVLTAIVYRTLTLDKLRRALSHASRTTGVVLLLIAVSNMLRFQMSYLEIPDAIEGLLKQSTAAPWLMLLYINIIQVFLGTFVDMAAHILITTPLFLPIAMACGVGPVQFGIMLLLNCSLGLVHPPIGSVQFVGCAIGNVSIGETTKMAWPYYIAIFSAINIVTYLPFFSTWLPSLISGHPVY, from the coding sequence ATGGAACTCGCGATCCTGTCCGTCAGTTTTCTGATTTTCCTCGTGCTCGGCGTGCCCGTGTCGTTCGCGCTCGGGATAGCCTGCGTGCTGACCTATATGGTCGAAGGGCTGCCGATCGCGACCGCGATGCAGTCGATGATTTCGGGAATGAACGCGTTCTCGTTTCTCGCGGTGCCGTTCTTCATCTTTTCCGGCGAGCTGATGCTGCACGGCGGCATCGCGGACCGGATCCTGCGCTTCGCGCAGGCGACCGTCGGCCACTTCCGCGGCGGGCTCGGGATGGCGAACGTCGTCGCGTGCACGCTGTTCGGCGGCGTGTCCGGTTCGCCGACGGCCGATACGTCGGCGATGGGCGGCGTCGTGATTCCGCTGATGAAGCGCGAAGGCTACAGCGCCGCGTACGCCGTGAACGTGACGACGCACGCGTCGCTCGCCGGCGCGTTGATGCCGACGTCGACCAACATGATCATCTACGCGTTCGCCGCGCAGGGGATCACCGGAATGCTGCACGGCCAGCCGGTCAGCGGCGTGTCGATCGGCGATCTGCTGTTCTCCGGGCTGCTGCCCGTGCTGTGGGTGATGGGCTTCGTGCTGGCCGCCGCGTACTGGCAGGCCGTGCGTCACGGCTATCCGCGCCGCGCGGACGGCTCGTCCGCGCTGCCCGCGTTTCCCGGCTGGTATGCGGTCGCGCGCAGCTTCGTCGGCGCGGTGCCGGGGCTGCTCGTGATCGCGATCATCCTGGTGTGCGTCGCGAAGGGCATTGCGACCGCGACCGAGGCGGCGGCGATCGCGGTCGTCTATTCGCTCGTGCTGACGGCGATCGTCTATCGCACGCTGACGCTCGACAAGCTGCGCCGCGCGTTGTCGCATGCGTCGCGTACGACGGGCGTCGTGCTGCTGCTGATCGCGGTGTCGAACATGCTGCGCTTCCAGATGTCGTATCTCGAGATTCCCGATGCGATCGAAGGGCTGCTGAAGCAGTCGACGGCCGCGCCGTGGCTGATGCTGCTGTACATCAACATCATCCAGGTGTTTCTCGGCACGTTCGTCGACATGGCCGCGCACATCCTGATCACGACGCCGCTGTTCCTGCCGATCGCGATGGCATGCGGCGTCGGCCCCGTGCAGTTCGGCATCATGCTGCTGCTGAACTGCTCGCTCGGCCTCGTGCACCCGCCGATCGGTTCGGTGCAGTTCGTCGGCTGCGCGATCGGCAACGTGTCGATCGGCGAGACGACGAAGATGGCATGGCCTTACTACATCGCGATTTTCAGCGCGATCAACATCGTCACGTATCTGCCGTTCTTCTCGACCTGGCTGCCGAGCCTGATCAGCGGGCACCCCGTGTACTGA
- a CDS encoding TRAP transporter small permease, with translation MTRHTSLDGAAAGAPASAAADGAAAVRPHPVPVLRGVNDVLFRVLAVIASLCLAALTVLVFYAVVMRYVFENAPDFVEPIALLLVIVIAMFGAAMKVRDGGHIGLDSFVRRLNPRARDAVVAFQHLSLIGFAIAILVGCGSMAVETMGDRIPIIGLPEGVRYLITIPAAVAIILFSLEHLLALRRASRP, from the coding sequence GTGACGCGTCACACTTCCCTGGACGGAGCGGCCGCCGGTGCGCCGGCCTCGGCTGCCGCCGACGGTGCCGCGGCGGTGCGGCCGCATCCGGTGCCGGTGCTGCGCGGCGTGAACGACGTGCTGTTCCGCGTGCTGGCCGTGATCGCGTCGCTTTGTCTCGCGGCGCTCACCGTGCTCGTGTTCTATGCGGTCGTGATGCGCTACGTGTTCGAGAACGCACCCGACTTCGTCGAGCCGATCGCGCTGCTGCTCGTGATCGTGATCGCGATGTTCGGCGCCGCGATGAAGGTGCGCGACGGCGGCCATATCGGCCTCGACTCGTTCGTGCGGCGGCTGAACCCGCGTGCGCGCGACGCGGTCGTCGCGTTTCAGCATCTGAGCCTGATCGGCTTCGCGATCGCGATCCTCGTCGGCTGCGGCAGCATGGCCGTCGAAACGATGGGCGACCGCATTCCGATCATCGGCCTGCCCGAAGGCGTGCGCTATCTGATCACGATTCCTGCGGCGGTCGCGATCATCCTGTTCTCGCTCGAGCACCTGCTCGCGCTTCGTCGCGCTTCAAGACCATAA
- a CDS encoding TRAP transporter substrate-binding protein has translation MKHRFTRSRTALAVALLAGFAASAHARVFRSADVHGDNFPTNMAVKYMGDELSKLTGGKDSIKVFGNSALGSEKDTVDQVRIGAIDMARVNGASFNEIVPESLIPSFPFLFRDIDHFRKAMYGPAGQKILDAFAAKGMIALTFYESGARSIYAKRPVRSPADMKGLKVRVQPSDLMVDEIKAMGGTPTPMPFAEVYTGLKTGLVDAAENNLPSYEETKHFEVAPDYSETQHAMTPEVLVFSKKVWDKLTPEEQTAIRKAAADSVPYYQKLWTAREASAQQIVTKGGAKIVPASQVDRAAFVKAMQPLWAKYEKTPQMKQIVDEIEAIK, from the coding sequence ATGAAGCACCGATTCACCCGCTCCCGTACCGCGCTGGCCGTTGCGCTCCTCGCCGGCTTCGCGGCATCGGCTCACGCGCGCGTGTTCCGCTCGGCGGACGTGCACGGCGACAACTTCCCGACCAACATGGCGGTGAAGTACATGGGCGACGAGCTGTCGAAGCTGACGGGCGGCAAGGATTCGATCAAGGTGTTCGGCAACAGCGCGCTCGGTTCGGAGAAGGACACGGTCGATCAGGTGCGGATCGGCGCGATCGACATGGCGCGCGTGAACGGCGCGTCGTTCAACGAGATCGTGCCGGAATCGCTGATCCCGTCGTTCCCGTTCCTGTTCCGCGACATCGACCATTTCCGCAAGGCGATGTACGGCCCGGCCGGCCAGAAGATCCTCGACGCGTTCGCCGCGAAGGGCATGATCGCGCTGACGTTCTACGAGAGCGGCGCGCGTTCGATCTACGCGAAGCGCCCGGTGCGTTCGCCGGCCGACATGAAGGGGCTCAAGGTGCGCGTGCAGCCGTCGGACCTGATGGTCGACGAGATCAAGGCGATGGGCGGCACGCCGACGCCGATGCCGTTCGCCGAGGTCTACACGGGCCTGAAGACGGGCCTCGTCGACGCGGCCGAGAACAATCTGCCGTCCTACGAGGAAACGAAGCACTTCGAGGTCGCGCCCGACTACTCGGAAACGCAGCACGCGATGACGCCCGAGGTGCTCGTATTCTCGAAGAAGGTGTGGGACAAGCTGACGCCGGAAGAACAGACGGCGATCCGCAAGGCGGCCGCCGATTCGGTGCCGTACTACCAGAAGCTGTGGACCGCGCGCGAGGCGTCCGCACAGCAGATCGTGACGAAGGGCGGCGCGAAGATCGTGCCGGCATCGCAGGTCGACCGCGCGGCCTTCGTGAAGGCGATGCAGCCGCTCTGGGCCAAGTACGAGAAGACGCCGCAGATGAAGCAGATCGTCGACGAGATCGAGGCCATCAAGTGA